In a single window of the Streptomyces sp. NBC_00353 genome:
- a CDS encoding hydroxymethylglutaryl-CoA lyase translates to MTTARTLPMTVPAPDLPARVRIHEVGARDGLQNEKAVVPTEVKAEFIHRLAAAGLTTIEATSFVHPKWVPQLADAEDLFPRLGDIEGVALPVLVPNERGLDRAVALGARRIAVFGSATESFAARNLNRTVDESLAMFEPVVARAKADKVHVRGYLSMCFGDPWEGPVPVHQVVRVAKALMDLGCDELSLGDTIGVATPGHVQDLLSELNEEGVHTNSIGVHFHDTYGQALANTLAALQHGVTTVDASAGGLGGCPYAKSATGNLATEDLVWMLHGLGIETGVDLDALTATSVWLAEQLGRPSPSRTVRALSHKE, encoded by the coding sequence ATGACCACCGCCCGCACCCTGCCCATGACGGTGCCCGCACCGGATCTGCCCGCCCGGGTACGCATCCATGAGGTCGGCGCCCGCGACGGGCTGCAGAACGAGAAGGCCGTCGTACCCACCGAGGTGAAGGCGGAGTTCATCCACCGCCTCGCCGCGGCCGGCCTGACCACCATCGAGGCGACCAGCTTCGTCCACCCCAAGTGGGTGCCCCAACTCGCCGATGCGGAGGACCTGTTCCCCCGTCTCGGTGACATCGAGGGGGTCGCACTCCCGGTACTCGTACCGAACGAGCGCGGGCTCGACCGGGCCGTCGCACTCGGTGCCCGCCGGATCGCCGTCTTCGGGTCGGCGACCGAGTCGTTCGCCGCCCGCAATCTCAACCGCACGGTCGACGAGTCACTCGCCATGTTCGAGCCGGTCGTCGCCCGCGCCAAGGCTGACAAGGTGCATGTCCGCGGCTATCTGTCGATGTGCTTCGGCGACCCGTGGGAGGGGCCCGTCCCCGTCCACCAGGTCGTCCGGGTCGCCAAGGCGCTGATGGACCTCGGCTGCGACGAGCTCTCCCTCGGCGACACCATCGGCGTCGCCACCCCCGGCCATGTGCAGGACCTGCTCTCCGAGCTGAACGAGGAGGGCGTGCACACCAACAGCATCGGAGTGCACTTCCACGACACGTACGGCCAGGCCCTCGCCAACACCCTCGCCGCGCTCCAGCACGGAGTGACCACCGTGGACGCCTCCGCGGGCGGCCTCGGCGGCTGCCCGTACGCGAAGAGCGCCACCGGAAATCTCGCCACCGAAGACCTCGTGTGGATGCTCCACGGCCTCGGCATCGAAACCGGGGTCGACCTCGACGCGCTCACCGCCACCAGCGTGTGGCTCGCCGAACAACTGGGCCGACCGAGCCCGTCCCGTACCGTCCGAGCCCTCTCCCACAAGGAGTGA